In Rhodamnia argentea isolate NSW1041297 chromosome 5, ASM2092103v1, whole genome shotgun sequence, the DNA window TTGAGCCTATCAATTTATTTGGTTAGACCCATCTATGCTTCGAAAGTTTAAAACAATGATTTATTGTTAATGTCCGGAATAAATATGTCTTGGATTGCTTCTATTATTAACAGGCCACAGCCATAATTGTTCAGGCATATCTTTTTATTGGACTAAAATACATTTTATAAACAATTGCCAATGACATTTGACTGGTGGGTATAATTAGGAAACATATCAAGGACCACGTGAATCATGATGTGTGGGACCTGAagtagagaagaaaatgaacgcCAAAGTCAATATAAGAAACAACTCGCCCTACTTGTTTCTCAGCACAAGCCAGTGTTCTAACAAATTTGGTGATTTTGGTGTCTCCATATTTGTGCCAACATGGCTAATTTGCGTGGAAAACTGGAAGCTGAAGTCGACCTGAAATCACCAGCGGATAAATTCTTCAAGGTTTGGAGGAGTGAAACCCACAAATTGCCCACCGCCACCTCCAAAAACATTCAAGGAGTGAAAGTTCATGAAGGTGACTGGGATCAGCATGGAGCTATCAAGATTTGGAATTATACCGTTGGTAATTCATTCAATCTGGTCTCTCTTATTATGAATTTTATTCCATGttgtcatgaaaattaaatttgatgaCCCCGCCTAACGCAAACCTTCTTTTTTCGCCTGTGCAATTGTATAGATGGGAAATCCGAAGTGTTCAAGGAGAAGGTCGAGTTTGATGATGACAACATGTCGTTCACCCTGCACGGCACTGAGGGCCACGTCTTTGATGCGTGGAAGGTCTTCAAGCCGGCATGCAAACTAGTCCCGAAGGAGCAGGGCAGTGTGGCTAAGCTGAGCATCGAATACGAGAAGTACAAGGCGAGCGACCCTAACCCCGACAAGTACATGGCCTTCTTCATCGACATGACCAAGGACATCGATGCTCACGTTTTAAGCGCATGAAGGAAAAAAGATCGTGGCATGGATGTGATCATATGTGAAGTTGTGCTGTATTATGCTTGATATTTCTGGTGCTTCTATGCATCTAGACGCAATAAATCAAGCAGGTTGATCAGGTGATCTGAAGTTGAGTTGTGTTTTGGGAATGCCAGAAGACTCGCCTCTTATGTTCGTGTGTAATCTTGCTTGTAATAACACTTGTGGTTTTTGCAAAATGACATGGTTATGTGAACTGATGTGATAGCTGGACTAAGGGTTTAAGTTGACGTTGAAGACCCAAACCATGGTGAAGGAGCTTTGAGCTCACATGAAAGATTTTCTGTTACCGCAGAACTTCGAAGAATCAAGTACAAAGTTTTAATTTAGAAACTTCCTTTTGGGGGAAAGTGTGCGGATCATTATGACGAGTTAACATGGAAAAGTAGAATCGTTCTCCAGCACTTGAGAATTCAAGGGCCGAGTTTTCCCTAACTGGCATAGATTGGTGCAGTCTATACAACTCTTCCAAGTCGAGTTATCCCGGAGGAGGAGAATTATGCAGACTAGAGGATCATCTAATTTGGAATTTTACTTTGTTTCCCTATGCATAGAACATATGGTGCTATTTCTtcctgaataatttttttaaatagatttAAGGTAATATCTCTATGATTTAGTAGATAATCTTCTTTTCCGTGATTTATCGGACGTATGACAAGGAGCTCTATGTTGTCTTGCCGGCGTTAAAGCAGTGGAAGCATTACTATTGATTGGGAGAGAGTTTATTTTGTATTTCGGTCCAGAGGGGCAAAAGTATCTGAGCGACCAAAAGCGGACTAGCAGTGACATGAATCTGTGTCGGTATACTTTGTTCCGACAGATATTCCTGTATAAGTGAATGCACAAGTCTGGCGTGCCGAGCTGAGTTGCAAATGCTCTCAGTAGGCGGGCAACCTTTATCTCAGAGAGGTTGAGGGTTTCAAATGTTTGCCGGAATTGTAACAAAGCGATGACGATTATTTAGAAATCTGGGAGTGATTACAACAAAAGCAACCTGGTGATGATTATCGTGTGCATGATGGCTTCCTAATGAAGGGAAATCAGCTTTGCATTTCCTTGTTCTAGAGAGATTTTGCTAGCCACATTTGAAACCAGAAGTTAGTGAATTGGTGCAGGGATGTCTCTTCCTGTCCCGGAGGATATTTGGGAGGACCTCTCTACGGACCGCGTCCTGGGTTTTAAACGGCCTCAACTGGGTTTGTACTCGGTTCTTGTAACGGTTGACTGGAGAAGGAATACTTTAAACATGCATATATGCGTACGcatgaaaaaattgcaattataccaattgagtcacaTAACTTTTTAAAtcttaccaattgagtcatatcTCTTTTCAAATATTGTCCATTGAgttcatctagccaattttgaccgaaaattgatgatttggatGCGAGATGTCCACcggccatcttacgtggcaaTATCAGGGTtgacgtgaattttttaattaatttttcctgtctttttttttttaaatttattgttcATATGCTATGGTTTACCACAATTAATTAAGTGacccaagaaaataaaatttagtggCGGCGCATATCTTCTTAGAGGTAGCTTTCCGTAATCCTATTACCTCAAAGCGAAATCAAAATGTCAACACGTCTCTGTCCTCTAGATTTCTGCCGTGCTCGGTTTATGTTTCCATTTCAGGATCACCAAGAAAGggacaatttatgtctaattgatctaatgaaaatatttgtttatttatttttacaagaaatacaaatgattatttttaaaaaatatttttcaaatgaattatttttggtaaaacaaacggaacctaaatTTCAGGATTACATTATTATTCAACTCCCAGTGCGATGTCCATAATATTTTTCAACATCCAACTAATTCTTACCATGTGCGACAATCATCTTATGCCACGTGTATCGACTAGATAATCATTCGAGACAAGTAGGTCTATGTTCTTTGGAGTGGTCTCAAAAGAATGCGGCAAGTATGGCGATTCAAATTCTTCATAAACGAGAAAAATGAACACGCTTACCACTTGAATAACCCTTTTGATTTCTAAGCTGAATCATTTAGTATGGTACCTGAGTCATACTTACTTTCAACCATTTCCTagttccattttctttcttgcagtAACCTTAACTTTCTTCTTGTTTGCGCCAAGCTCAAAATTCTTTCCGTTCAGTGTTCAATCTGTCATTCATACGTGCTGTATAGTATCTTAGAACTACGAAAGTGATCCTCAAATTTCCCATTAGTTACATTTTTCATCCAATAGTTTCGCTAATATCAAAATTAATATGCTTTTCTCAGGGAAAAACCAAACTTTGCCTTGTTCGTTTTACATAGCTGTTCAGACCCAAGATTTTGAAGCATatgaatttaggaaaaattgtcccaaaagtcGTAAATCCATTGCACTTTTACTagttcagttctaaactttttaattatatctattgagtcctaaacctttttcctttttgccaatttagtctattcgGCCTATTTTGGCAGGAAATTGCTAGTGTGGATGCCGCCCATCTCACGTGGCATGGCcagcgctgacgtggataatttctgataatattttaataattttcaaaaattttattaatttttttttcttttctttttcttactatGGTTAGAGAGGATGGCCTTGCCTAGACTATCCTGGCCACGGATGAGGGCTGTGATGCCCTCTCTACAGCCCTTGCCTATGGTACAGAGGGCATCCTGGCCCTTGCTAGCTCAACGACCTCGACGGccacataaagaaaaaaaataaagaaaaggaaagaaaagaaggaaaaggaaaaattctaaaaaattgttcatgttaGCGCCACCGTGCTACTTAGGATGGCcagcgtccacgttagcgatttccggtcaaaattgaatggatgaactcaataaataaattgtgaaaatatttaggactcaattgacaaagttaaaaattttaggactgaatttgtaaaagtacaatatgtttatgattttttgaataatatttccTATGACTTTATCTCAGCGTACAAAATGATTATTTCGATAAGTCAAGGATGCAAACTGAATAAGGAAAGAATGTTATGGATGATTCTTATTCTTTTGACTGTTGTATcgttttcttttcatgttttactgGAAGAGAGTTCAGTTGCCTCCTTTTCTTAAAATCCTCGCAATGGGAGAGAAGTAATAGCACCTCCCTTTCCCCAAGGGCCGAATTTTTGAGAGTATTAGGAGTGAGCCGTTCCTGGTCCGGTCTGGTTTTCCTCAAGAATCGGGAATAGGAACGGTGATCCCGGCTCCCGGGCGATTCAACAGGACCGGTAACCTATCACAGGTTAGATtcaaagaagaagcaaataGGAGGAGACTGTGAAATAAGGAATTGCACAGGTCATAGGAAAATAGGAGGAGACTGTGAAATAAGGAATTGCACATGTCATAGGGGTTTATGATGATAATTTTAAACGAATTGTTATAATGCGAGAGATATTTCCCAGTATTACTTTTGAGCAACATTCACACTCCATTCACCAAATGGGGGTGGTCCACTGCATCTGTCTCTCCTTATCTCTCTCTTTGTCTCTGTCATGTATGTTTTGTATATTTtcgaaggaagaaagaaagaagtagCGTCGGAATGAGGTTACTGGCCTTTCCTTTttgcagaggaggaagaggttAAGGCCATCAcgtttaaaatattaaaatcaacTAATCTGGTCCAGTCCTGTAcctttggaatcgggaaccggcaCCGAGCtgtcggttccaattttaaggatTGGAAACCGAACCGCCGCTCTCTAGAACTAAGAACTGGACCACCGTTTCTCTCTGGTGTGGGTGGTTTCTAGTCTGGTCGGTCCAATTTACTCACCCCTATGAAGTATTGTCAATTCTTGTGATAGCTTGAGTGATGGAGTGAAGATAGCTCCTCGTATGAGGGTTGAGATATGACTTGTAAGTATGACTACAGCATGCAAGTTTACTATAAATTGGAGTACCTCCATTTTTTCCAAGGATGATTTCGTAGAAGTATTGTCAAACCCTCAAATCAGATGATGTCTTCACTAATGGATTGAAGGCATAGCCTCACGATAGGGTTGGGATAAGCCTGGAAGTTGCTTATAGATTAGAGTACCTCCAACTTCCTCAGGTACGATTTTGTAGAAGTGCTGCGTCTGAAGAATTTGGATAAAGCTAAAATCTAATAGACGAGCCAGAGACGAGTTCACTCAATTTATAAGAATATATACCAAAATCTGATGAAGATTTACGCGAGGGTGCTCAAGTAGATATAATGGTATgag includes these proteins:
- the LOC115739930 gene encoding MLP-like protein 328, coding for MANLRGKLEAEVDLKSPADKFFKVWRSETHKLPTATSKNIQGVKVHEGDWDQHGAIKIWNYTVDGKSEVFKEKVEFDDDNMSFTLHGTEGHVFDAWKVFKPACKLVPKEQGSVAKLSIEYEKYKASDPNPDKYMAFFIDMTKDIDAHVLSA